One stretch of Fusobacterium simiae DNA includes these proteins:
- the relB gene encoding type II toxin-antitoxin system RelB family antitoxin: MAFSIRLTEEEKKLANSYAKLNSLSLGEAFKKALFEKIEDEYDIVIGEEAYKEYINDGKKSRPFSELKKELGL; this comes from the coding sequence ATGGCATTTTCAATAAGACTTACAGAAGAAGAAAAAAAATTAGCAAATAGCTATGCAAAATTAAACTCTTTGTCTTTAGGAGAAGCTTTTAAAAAAGCTCTATTTGAAAAAATAGAAGATGAATATGACATTGTTATTGGAGAAGAGGCATATAAAGAATATATAAATGATGGAAAGAAAAGTCGTCCATTTTCTGAATTAAAGAAAGAATTGGGATTGTAA
- a CDS encoding type II toxin-antitoxin system RelE family toxin yields MYTVKTTLQFDKEFKKLDKFTQKILASWIDKNLEGCENPRIQGKGLNPSGQWRYRIGDYRLICLIEDDELIILALTVGHRKNIYEK; encoded by the coding sequence ATGTACACAGTAAAAACAACTTTGCAATTTGATAAAGAATTTAAAAAACTAGATAAATTTACTCAGAAAATTTTAGCTTCATGGATAGATAAGAATCTTGAAGGATGTGAAAATCCTCGTATACAGGGAAAAGGATTGAATCCTAGTGGACAATGGAGATATAGAATAGGAGATTATCGATTAATTTGTCTAATAGAAGATGATGAGCTTATTATTTTAGCTCTTACAGTTGGTCATAGAAAAAATATTTATGAAAAGTGA
- a CDS encoding pyridoxamine 5'-phosphate oxidase family protein, which yields MRKADREIKNREEIIEIMKRCDVCRLAFNNGEYPYIIPLNFGLEVDDEKIIIYFHSALEGTKVEIMKREMKASFEMDTKHELQYYEEKGYCTMSYESVIGKGKIKILSENEKMEALKKLMAQYHRDKEAYFNPAAISRTLVYSLEVEEITAKRK from the coding sequence ATGAGAAAAGCGGATAGAGAAATTAAAAATAGAGAAGAAATAATAGAAATAATGAAAAGATGTGATGTGTGTAGATTAGCATTTAACAATGGAGAATATCCATATATAATACCTTTAAATTTTGGATTAGAAGTAGATGATGAAAAAATTATAATATATTTTCATAGTGCTCTAGAAGGAACAAAAGTAGAAATAATGAAAAGAGAGATGAAAGCTTCTTTTGAGATGGATACTAAACATGAACTTCAATACTATGAAGAAAAAGGATATTGTACTATGTCTTATGAAAGTGTAATAGGTAAAGGAAAAATAAAAATATTATCTGAAAATGAAAAAATGGAAGCATTAAAAAAGCTAATGGCACAATATCATAGAGATAAGGAAGCATATTTTAATCCTGCTGCTATTTCAAGAACACTTGTTTACTCATTAGAAGTTGAAGAAATTACAGCTAAAAGAAAATAA
- a CDS encoding MnmA/TRMU family protein, producing the protein MKEKIKALALFSGGLDSALAIKVVQEQGIEVIALNFVSHFFGGKNEKAESMAKQLGIRLEYIDFKKRHILIVENPVYGRGKNMNPCIDCHSLMFKIAGELLEEYGASFVISGEVLGQRPMSQNSQALEKVKKLSGMEDLVLRPLSAKLLPPSKAEIEGWVDREKLLDINGRSRHRQMELMDFYGLVEYPSPGGGCLLTDPGYSSRLKILEDDGLLKDEHSWLFKLIKEARFFRFSQGRYLFVGRNKESNDKIDEFRKEKNLDFYIQSSEVSGPHIIANTVLTDEEINFAKKLFSRYSKAKGNERIILNNSGNLEEVDVVDLKKLDEEIKKYQQF; encoded by the coding sequence TTGAAGGAGAAAATTAAAGCACTAGCTTTATTTTCTGGTGGTTTAGATAGTGCTTTGGCTATAAAAGTGGTACAAGAACAAGGGATAGAAGTGATTGCCTTGAATTTTGTATCACATTTTTTTGGTGGAAAAAATGAAAAAGCTGAAAGTATGGCAAAACAATTAGGAATTAGACTAGAATATATTGATTTTAAGAAAAGACACATTCTTATAGTTGAAAATCCTGTTTATGGTAGAGGCAAAAATATGAATCCTTGTATAGATTGTCATTCACTTATGTTTAAAATTGCAGGAGAATTATTAGAGGAATATGGTGCAAGTTTTGTTATATCAGGAGAAGTTTTAGGACAAAGACCTATGTCTCAAAATTCACAAGCATTGGAAAAAGTAAAAAAATTATCAGGTATGGAAGATTTAGTTTTAAGACCATTGTCTGCTAAACTTTTACCTCCTAGTAAAGCTGAAATTGAAGGTTGGGTAGATAGGGAAAAACTTTTAGATATAAATGGTCGTTCAAGACATAGACAAATGGAATTAATGGATTTTTATGGACTTGTTGAATATCCTAGCCCAGGTGGAGGTTGTTTACTTACTGACCCAGGATACTCAAGTAGACTTAAAATTTTAGAAGATGATGGACTTCTTAAAGATGAACATTCTTGGCTTTTTAAACTTATAAAGGAAGCTAGATTTTTTAGATTTTCTCAAGGAAGATATTTATTCGTTGGTAGAAATAAAGAATCTAATGACAAGATAGATGAATTCAGAAAAGAGAAAAATTTAGACTTCTATATACAAAGTAGTGAAGTTTCAGGACCTCATATAATTGCAAATACAGTTTTAACTGATGAAGAAATAAATTTTGCAAAGAAACTATTTTCAAGATATTCTAAGGCTAAGGGAAATGAAAGGATTATTTTAAATAACTCTGGCAATTTAGAAGAAGTTGATGTAGTTGATTTGAAAAAATTAGATGAGGAAATAAAAAAATATCAACAATTTTAA
- a CDS encoding cell division protein SepF: protein MGLLKDIKELVGINTGDEDEDIEDIEQEQTSKALSKRQRMEEEVDEFRYEDYSTIFIDPKQFEDCKKIATYIEKEKMITINLENIGPNVAQRIMDFLAGAMEIKNASFAQIAKHVYTIVPENMKVYYEGKRREKKLIDLEKGERFEGEN, encoded by the coding sequence ATGGGACTTTTAAAAGATATAAAAGAATTGGTGGGTATCAATACTGGCGACGAAGATGAAGATATAGAAGATATAGAACAAGAACAAACTTCTAAGGCCCTTTCAAAGAGACAAAGAATGGAAGAGGAAGTTGATGAATTTAGGTATGAAGATTACAGTACAATTTTTATTGACCCAAAACAATTTGAGGATTGTAAAAAAATTGCTACTTATATAGAAAAAGAAAAAATGATTACAATCAACTTAGAAAACATTGGACCAAATGTAGCTCAAAGAATAATGGACTTTTTAGCTGGTGCTATGGAAATTAAAAATGCAAGTTTTGCACAAATAGCAAAACATGTATATACAATAGTTCCTGAAAATATGAAAGTTTATTATGAAGGAAAAAGAAGAGAAAAGAAACTTATAGATTTAGAAAAAGGTGAAAGATTTGAAGGAGAAAATTAA
- a CDS encoding vWA domain-containing protein, which translates to MNKFLIALLLTVFGFTFSNKVFAKSIVIDKGKNNTVDVVFILDRSGSMGGLESDTIGGFNSMLEKQKKLDGKAYITTVLFDDQYELLHDRVDISKVNNITEKEYFVRGSTALLDAIGKTIAKEKAIQDTLGKKEKADKVLFVIITDGLENASREYNSSTVKKLIETQKEKYGWEFLFLGANIDAIETANTIGISAERAVNYKSDSIGTKKNYDTLNKAVEEVRSGNELNKDWKADIEADYNERNKK; encoded by the coding sequence ATGAATAAATTTCTTATAGCTTTATTACTAACTGTATTTGGTTTTACTTTTTCAAATAAGGTTTTTGCGAAAAGTATTGTTATAGATAAAGGTAAAAATAATACAGTTGATGTGGTTTTTATATTAGATAGAAGTGGTTCTATGGGTGGATTAGAATCTGACACTATTGGTGGATTTAATTCTATGTTAGAAAAGCAAAAAAAATTAGATGGTAAAGCTTATATCACAACTGTTCTATTTGATGACCAATATGAACTACTGCATGATAGAGTTGACATTTCAAAAGTTAATAATATAACTGAAAAAGAATATTTTGTTAGAGGAAGTACAGCTCTTTTAGATGCTATTGGTAAAACTATTGCCAAAGAAAAAGCAATTCAAGATACATTAGGAAAAAAAGAAAAAGCTGATAAAGTGTTATTTGTTATAATTACAGATGGATTAGAAAATGCAAGTAGAGAATACAATTCTTCTACTGTTAAAAAATTGATAGAAACTCAAAAAGAAAAATATGGTTGGGAATTTTTGTTCTTAGGTGCAAATATTGATGCAATAGAAACTGCAAATACAATAGGAATAAGTGCTGAAAGAGCAGTAAACTACAAATCAGATAGCATAGGAACTAAAAAGAATTATGATACTTTAAATAAAGCAGTTGAGGAAGTTCGTTCAGGAAATGAGTTAAATAAAGATTGGAAAGCTGATATTGAAGCAGACTATAATGAAAGAAATAAGAAATAA
- a CDS encoding YggS family pyridoxal phosphate-dependent enzyme, protein MSIKANVEEILEDIKKYSPYPEKVKLVAVTKYSSVEDIEEFLETGQNICGENKVQVIKDKIEHFKEKNKKIKWHFIGNLQKNKVKYIIDDVDLIHSVNKLSLAQEINKKAEQSSKIMDVLLEINVYGEESKQGYSLDELKCDIIELKNLKNLNIIGVMTMAPFTDDEKILRMVFSELRKIKDELNKEYFNNNLTELSMGMSNDYKIALREGSTFIRVGTKIFK, encoded by the coding sequence ATGAGTATAAAAGCAAATGTTGAAGAAATTTTAGAAGATATAAAAAAATATTCTCCTTATCCAGAAAAAGTTAAACTTGTTGCAGTTACAAAATATTCATCTGTTGAAGATATAGAAGAATTTTTAGAAACAGGTCAAAATATTTGTGGAGAAAATAAAGTTCAAGTTATAAAAGATAAAATAGAACACTTTAAGGAAAAAAATAAAAAAATTAAATGGCATTTTATTGGAAATTTACAAAAAAATAAAGTCAAATATATTATAGACGATGTAGATTTAATTCATTCTGTCAATAAATTAAGTTTGGCACAAGAAATAAATAAAAAAGCAGAACAATCATCAAAAATTATGGATGTTCTATTGGAAATAAATGTTTATGGAGAAGAAAGTAAACAAGGTTATTCCTTAGATGAATTAAAATGTGATATAATAGAATTGAAAAATTTAAAAAATTTGAATATAATAGGAGTAATGACTATGGCTCCTTTTACAGATGATGAAAAAATATTAAGAATGGTTTTTTCTGAACTTAGAAAGATTAAAGATGAATTGAATAAAGAGTATTTTAATAATAATCTTACTGAACTGTCAATGGGAATGTCAAATGATTATAAGATAGCTCTACGAGAAGGTAGTACCTTTATAAGAGTTGGTACAAAAATTTTTAAATAA
- the hemW gene encoding radical SAM family heme chaperone HemW has protein sequence MLKIYNTYIHIPFCERKCNYCDFTSLKGTDSQIEKYVNYLLKEIDIYSRKYDLSEKQDTIYFGGGTPSLLPIDNLKKILSKFYYDKDTEITIEVNPKTVDINKLKEYRKLGINRLSIGIQTFDDDNLKFLGRIHNSQEAIEVYNMARKSGFENISLDIMFSLPNQTLTMLQNDLEKLVNLNPNHISIYSLIWEEGTKFFRDLKSGKLKETDNDLEASMYEYIIEFLKSKGYIHYEISNFSKQGFESRHNSIYWENKNYLGVGLSAAGYLANVRYKNFFHLKDYYESLNRNILPIDEKEILTEEDIEQYRYLVGFRLLNKIIVPNKKYLEKCVSLHKEGYLIERENGYILSHKGLMLFNDFISNFIDI, from the coding sequence ATGCTGAAAATCTATAATACATATATACATATTCCTTTTTGTGAAAGAAAATGTAATTATTGTGATTTTACTTCATTAAAAGGAACAGATAGTCAAATTGAAAAATATGTAAATTATCTTTTAAAAGAAATAGATATTTACAGTAGAAAATATGATTTATCTGAAAAACAAGATACAATATACTTTGGGGGAGGGACTCCTTCCCTCCTACCAATAGATAATTTAAAAAAGATTTTATCTAAATTCTATTATGATAAAGACACTGAAATTACTATTGAAGTTAATCCTAAAACAGTTGATATTAATAAATTGAAAGAATATAGAAAATTAGGAATCAACAGATTAAGTATAGGAATACAAACTTTTGATGATGATAATTTAAAATTTTTAGGAAGAATACATAATTCACAAGAAGCTATTGAAGTGTATAATATGGCGAGAAAATCTGGTTTTGAAAATATTAGTCTGGATATTATGTTTTCTTTGCCTAATCAAACTTTGACTATGCTTCAAAATGATTTAGAAAAATTAGTTAACTTAAATCCTAATCATATATCAATTTATTCTTTGATTTGGGAAGAAGGAACAAAATTTTTTAGAGATTTAAAATCAGGAAAATTAAAAGAAACTGATAATGATTTGGAAGCCAGTATGTATGAATATATAATTGAATTTTTAAAATCAAAAGGATATATTCATTATGAGATTTCAAACTTTTCTAAACAAGGTTTTGAATCAAGGCATAATTCTATATATTGGGAAAATAAAAATTATTTAGGTGTAGGTTTGTCAGCTGCTGGATATCTAGCTAATGTCAGATACAAGAATTTTTTTCATTTAAAAGATTATTATGAAAGTTTGAATAGAAATATTTTACCTATTGATGAAAAAGAAATTCTTACAGAAGAAGATATAGAGCAATATAGGTATTTAGTAGGTTTTAGGCTTTTAAATAAGATAATAGTTCCTAATAAAAAATATTTAGAAAAATGTGTATCTTTACATAAAGAAGGATATTTAATAGAAAGAGAAAATGGATATATTTTAAGCCATAAAGGTTTAATGTTATTTAATGATTTTATTTCAAATTTTATAGATATATAA
- a CDS encoding DUF4253 domain-containing protein, which translates to MSNIEEFKKIYNFEFEEIRAENYKEIEKKYLASYKEGKEKGFTPVFLVLDDTLLEKFEIDMEDKNTDNIMDIVKSNLEKYKSTNAVEFLKKFQKENIDDYFTEKDYKFDGSEKYNLELSTLFDYDDNFKDDVVLVKVPTKNPYEVLGYFGMGGFNDCPLPAEQVAVAKYWYEKYGAVPAVITYDEIEFYVEKPVQTFEEAKKLAVEHYAFCYDIIEQCYEKFEILADFLYKNIQWYFWWD; encoded by the coding sequence ATGTCAAATATAGAAGAATTTAAAAAAATATATAATTTTGAATTTGAAGAAATAAGGGCTGAGAATTATAAGGAGATAGAAAAGAAGTATCTTGCCTCTTATAAAGAGGGGAAAGAAAAAGGTTTTACTCCTGTATTTTTAGTTCTTGATGACACCTTATTAGAAAAGTTTGAAATAGATATGGAAGATAAAAATACTGACAATATAATGGATATAGTTAAATCAAATCTTGAAAAGTATAAAAGTACAAATGCAGTTGAGTTTTTAAAAAAATTTCAAAAAGAAAATATAGATGATTATTTTACAGAAAAAGATTATAAATTTGATGGTAGTGAAAAATATAATTTAGAGCTTTCAACTTTATTTGATTATGATGATAATTTTAAAGATGATGTTGTTTTAGTGAAAGTGCCTACAAAAAATCCTTATGAAGTTTTAGGATATTTTGGAATGGGTGGCTTTAATGATTGTCCTCTTCCAGCAGAACAAGTGGCAGTTGCTAAGTATTGGTATGAAAAATATGGAGCAGTACCAGCTGTTATAACTTATGATGAAATAGAATTTTATGTTGAAAAACCTGTTCAAACATTTGAAGAAGCTAAAAAACTAGCAGTGGAGCATTATGCTTTTTGTTATGATATTATTGAGCAATGTTATGAAAAATTTGAAATATTAGCAGATTTCTTATATAAAAATATACAATGGTATTTTTGGTGGGATTAA
- a CDS encoding phospho-sugar mutase translates to MFLDEYKKWLNSDMLSASEKEELKNIANNEKEIESRFYTDLSFGTAGMRGIRGIGRNRMNKYNIRKATQGLANYIIKETGEVGKKKGVAIAYDSRLDSVENAINTAMTLAGNGIKVYLFDGVRSTPELSFATRELKAQAGIMITASHNPKEYNGYKVYWEDGAQIVDPQATGIVSSVEAVDIFNDINLMDEKEAIEKGLLVYVGEKLDDRFIEEVKKNAINPDVKNKDKMRFVYSPLHGVAARPVERILKEMGYANVYPVKEQEKPDGNFPTCDYANPEDKTVFKLSTELADKVGAKICIANDPDGDRMGLAVLDNDGKWFFPNGNQIGILFAEYILNHKKDIPENGTMITTVVSTPLFDTIVKKNGKKVLRVLTGFKYIGEKIRQFENKDLDGTFLFGFEESIGYLIGTHVRDKDAVVASMMIAEMATTFENNGSSIYNEILKIYEKYGWRLETTIPVTKKGKDGLEEIQKIMKSMRVKNHAEIAGIKVKEYRDYQKGVEDLPKADVIQMVLEDETYLTVRPSGTEPKIKFYISVVDKDKKVAEEKLAKMEKEFINYAENL, encoded by the coding sequence ATGTTTTTAGATGAATACAAAAAATGGTTAAATTCTGATATGTTATCTGCAAGTGAAAAAGAAGAACTAAAAAATATTGCCAATAATGAAAAAGAAATAGAAAGTAGATTCTATACAGATTTAAGTTTTGGAACTGCTGGTATGAGAGGAATAAGAGGAATTGGTAGAAACAGAATGAATAAATATAATATAAGAAAAGCAACTCAAGGTTTAGCTAACTATATTATAAAAGAAACTGGAGAAGTGGGAAAGAAAAAAGGTGTAGCAATTGCCTATGACTCAAGATTAGATTCTGTTGAAAATGCTATTAATACTGCAATGACTTTGGCAGGAAATGGAATAAAAGTTTATTTGTTTGATGGAGTGAGATCAACACCAGAACTTTCTTTTGCAACTAGGGAATTAAAAGCTCAAGCAGGAATAATGATAACAGCTTCTCATAACCCAAAAGAATACAATGGATATAAGGTTTATTGGGAAGATGGAGCTCAAATAGTAGATCCACAAGCAACAGGTATTGTAAGTTCTGTTGAAGCAGTTGATATATTCAATGACATTAATTTGATGGATGAAAAGGAAGCAATAGAAAAAGGACTTCTTGTTTATGTTGGAGAAAAATTAGATGATAGATTTATAGAAGAAGTTAAAAAGAATGCTATCAATCCTGATGTAAAAAATAAAGATAAAATGAGGTTTGTATATTCGCCTTTGCATGGTGTTGCAGCAAGACCTGTTGAAAGAATTTTAAAAGAAATGGGTTATGCTAATGTATATCCTGTAAAAGAGCAAGAGAAACCAGATGGGAATTTTCCAACTTGTGATTATGCTAATCCTGAAGATAAAACTGTTTTTAAGTTGAGTACAGAACTTGCAGATAAGGTTGGGGCTAAAATATGTATAGCAAATGATCCTGATGGAGATAGAATGGGCTTAGCAGTTCTTGATAATGATGGAAAATGGTTTTTCCCAAATGGAAATCAAATAGGAATCTTATTTGCAGAATATATTTTAAATCATAAAAAAGATATTCCTGAAAATGGAACTATGATAACAACAGTTGTTTCAACTCCGCTTTTTGACACCATTGTAAAAAAGAATGGTAAAAAAGTTCTAAGAGTTCTTACTGGCTTTAAATATATTGGTGAAAAGATTAGACAATTTGAAAATAAGGATTTAGATGGAACTTTCTTATTTGGTTTTGAAGAATCAATAGGATATTTAATTGGAACTCATGTTAGAGATAAAGATGCTGTTGTTGCTTCTATGATGATTGCAGAAATGGCTACAACTTTTGAAAATAATGGTTCTAGTATCTACAATGAAATATTAAAAATTTATGAAAAATATGGTTGGCGTTTAGAAACGACTATTCCTGTAACTAAAAAAGGAAAAGATGGACTTGAAGAAATACAAAAAATTATGAAGTCTATGAGAGTAAAAAATCATGCAGAAATAGCTGGCATAAAGGTAAAAGAATATAGAGATTATCAAAAAGGTGTTGAAGATTTACCAAAGGCTGATGTTATTCAAATGGTTTTAGAAGATGAAACATATTTAACAGTAAGACCTTCTGGTACTGAACCTAAAATTAAATTCTATATCTCAGTTGTGGATAAAGATAAAAAAGTTGCTGAAGAAAAATTAGCAAAGATGGAAAAAGAATTTATAAATTATGCTGAAAATCTATAA
- a CDS encoding DNA-processing protein DprA, whose translation MYSKEELLIFSFINSNYDISIQNLTYKIFNFSNIENINFFKLNRIEKFEFLKSFLSEDNIEKILKIFDKVNLYKIEVEKIIKNCEERNIKIFYHSYENYPKNLIKIKESPYVIFVKGNLPPNEELEKSFAIVGTRKPSREGIEFARDIGGYLAKNNIYNISGLALGIDTIGHNMSLQKTGAILGQGLDLEIYPRENIRLAEMILENNGFLLSELIPQKELSLFSLIKRDRLQSALTSGIVIAETGIKGGTVNTFKYAREQKKKIFISDINKEFIEKYKKDLIVIKNSLNFEKKLKNNLEQKNLF comes from the coding sequence ATGTATAGCAAAGAAGAACTTTTAATCTTTTCATTTATAAACTCAAACTATGATATAAGCATACAGAACTTAACTTACAAGATTTTTAATTTTTCAAATATAGAGAATATAAATTTTTTTAAATTAAATAGAATAGAAAAATTTGAATTTTTAAAATCTTTTCTTAGTGAAGATAATATAGAAAAAATTTTAAAAATTTTTGATAAAGTTAATTTATATAAAATTGAAGTAGAAAAAATAATTAAAAATTGTGAAGAAAGAAATATTAAAATTTTTTATCATTCCTATGAAAATTATCCCAAGAATTTAATAAAAATAAAAGAAAGTCCCTATGTAATTTTTGTAAAGGGAAATTTACCTCCAAATGAAGAATTAGAAAAGTCTTTTGCAATAGTTGGAACAAGAAAACCAAGCAGAGAGGGAATAGAATTTGCTAGGGATATTGGAGGGTATTTAGCTAAAAATAATATTTATAATATCAGTGGCTTAGCATTAGGAATAGATACAATAGGACATAATATGTCATTGCAAAAAACAGGAGCAATATTAGGACAAGGCTTAGATTTAGAAATTTATCCAAGAGAAAATATTAGGCTAGCAGAAATGATTTTAGAGAATAATGGTTTTTTATTATCTGAATTAATACCCCAAAAAGAACTTTCTTTGTTTTCATTGATTAAAAGAGATAGATTACAATCAGCTTTAACTTCTGGAATTGTAATAGCAGAAACAGGTATTAAAGGTGGAACAGTAAATACTTTTAAATATGCAAGAGAGCAGAAAAAGAAAATATTTATTTCTGATATAAATAAAGAATTTATAGAGAAATATAAAAAAGATTTAATTGTAATAAAAAATAGCTTAAATTTTGAAAAGAAATTAAAAAATAATTTAGAGCAAAAAAATCTTTTTTAG
- a CDS encoding complement resistance protein TraT, which produces MKKFFKTILFSLLLAFAFVSCSTLHTVVSKRNLDVQTKMSDTIWLEPAAANERTVFVQVRNTSGKNLNIEQKITNVLTSKGYRIVSDPAEAKYWLQANILKVDKINLDDNNFSDAVLGAGIGGVLGAQRSGGATTALGWGLAGAAIGTLADALVDDTAYAMVTDILITEKTGRNVQTSTRNSVKQGNSGTMTSTSSGSSNMEKYSTRVLSTANQVNLNFNSAIPLLEDELGKVIAGIF; this is translated from the coding sequence ATGAAAAAATTTTTTAAAACAATATTATTTAGTTTATTACTAGCATTTGCATTTGTATCTTGTTCAACTTTGCATACAGTAGTTTCAAAAAGAAATTTAGATGTACAAACAAAAATGTCTGACACAATTTGGTTAGAACCAGCTGCTGCAAATGAAAGAACGGTTTTTGTTCAAGTCAGAAATACTTCTGGAAAAAATTTAAATATTGAACAAAAAATAACAAATGTTCTTACATCAAAGGGTTATAGAATTGTAAGTGATCCAGCAGAAGCAAAATATTGGTTACAAGCTAATATTTTAAAAGTGGATAAAATCAATTTAGATGATAATAATTTTTCTGATGCTGTTTTAGGAGCTGGGATTGGAGGAGTATTAGGTGCTCAACGTTCTGGTGGTGCAACTACTGCTCTTGGTTGGGGACTTGCAGGAGCAGCAATAGGAACATTGGCTGATGCTTTAGTTGATGATACAGCTTATGCAATGGTAACAGATATTTTAATTACAGAAAAAACTGGAAGAAATGTTCAAACTTCAACAAGAAATTCTGTTAAACAAGGAAATTCTGGAACTATGACATCTACTTCTAGTGGTTCATCTAATATGGAAAAGTACTCTACAAGAGTTTTAAGTACAGCCAATCAAGTAAACTTAAATTTCAACAGTGCTATTCCATTATTAGAAGATGAATTAGGGAAAGTGATTGCAGGAATATTCTAA